In one Sesamum indicum cultivar Zhongzhi No. 13 linkage group LG12, S_indicum_v1.0, whole genome shotgun sequence genomic region, the following are encoded:
- the LOC105175550 gene encoding uncharacterized protein LOC105175550 isoform X1 has protein sequence MEATPSSKERFSSAEAVMLGALAPGVNGPTWNILKIAFLMLGLCLAAMLGLALSFSDSSLMFHVTFLVLIAATLFLLLSGYLAETGLVSVEHQMQEMGLGSKDVKDGSKKSN, from the exons ATGGAGGCCACGCCATCGAGTAAAGAACGTTTCTCCTCAGCCGAAGCGGTAATGCTTGGAGCCTTAGCACCTGGAGTCAAC GGTCCCACCTGGAACATACTGAAGATTGCCTTTCTTATGCTGGGTCTGTGTCTTGCTGCTATGCTGGGCTTAGCCTTATCTTTTAGTGATTCTTCCTTAATGTTCCATGTCACATTCCTTGTCCTGATCGCTGCCACCCTTTTCTTGCTTCTTAGCGG CTACCTTGCAGAGACTGGCCTTGTCTCTGTTGAACACCAGATGCAGGAGATGGGGTTAGGATCAAAAGATGTCAAGGACGGAAGCAAGAAGAGCAACTAA
- the LOC105175548 gene encoding VQ motif-containing protein 4, which yields MENSSLLQENLNPSLIPSPTSHSSNSSSSSCSTTSNGLHHRPSPPTPQPPHVPITRSDPNNPYPTTFVQADTSSFKQVVQMLTGSTETARLASRPEPVRNPIPPIKTGPRKDKSASKLYERRNSLKNFKISPLAPGLVNTRPGFLAGYAGSPRPGTPEVLSPSILDFPSLVLSPVTPLIPDPFNRGVAGANNSNIIVNNNLDMVAEDKAIKEKGFYLHPSPANTPRDSEPRLLPLFPVTSPRLAGSSTTADS from the coding sequence ATGGAGAACTCATCATTACTACAAGAAAACCTAAACCCATCTCTAATTCCGTCCCCGACCAGCCATAGTTCCAATAGTTCAAGCAGCAGTTGCAGCACCACCAGCAATGGCCTTCACCACCGCCCATCGCCGCCCACACCACAACCACCTCACGTACCTATAACAAGATCCGACCCTAATAACCCTTACCCGACCACCTTCGTCCAGGCCGACACCTCCTCCTTCAAACAGGTTGTTCAAATGTTAACAGGGTCCACCGAAACAGCCCGTCTCGCCTCCCGACCGGAACCTGTCAGAAACCCTATCCCGCCAATCAAGACTGGGCCCAGAAAAGATAAATCCGCTTCCAAGCTCTACGAACGCAGAAACAGTCTCAAAAACTTCAAGATCAGCCCTTTGGCTCCTGGGTTGGTCAACACGAGGCCGGGTTTCTTGGCCGGTTACGCAGGCTCGCCCCGACCCGGCACGCCGGAAGTTCTTTCCCCTAGTATTCTTGATTTCCCGTCGCTGGTGCTCAGCCCGGTTACGCCACTTATTCCAGACCCGTTTAACCGGGGCGTAGCGGGCGCTAacaattctaatattattgtGAATAACAACTTGGACATGGTGGCGGAGGACAAGGCAATTAAAGAAAAGGGATTCTATTTGCATCCCTCGCCGGCGAATACTCCGAGGGATTCGGAGCCCCGACTTTTGCCCTTATTCCCGGTTACCTCACCCAGACTTGCGGGTTCATCTACTACTGCTGATTCTTGa
- the LOC105175545 gene encoding eukaryotic translation initiation factor 3 subunit D-like: MARFEVGPVPFNPDGWGPPDSTSATLSVPNHPSNVPFAPFSRSDKLGRIADWTRALSNPGRPGSKQGAHHPSDSAFDFSGDDSFATLAADEDSSFRLVDTSAKSHHYNPNRPKFNPRWRFNAHNARSQLPQRRDEEVEARKREAEKERARRDRLYHQNRSQMPQRRESSVFKSSVDIQPEWNMLDQIPFSTFSKLSFSVPEPEDLLICGGLEFYDRSYDRITPKNCRALERFKSRNFFKVTTTDDPVIRRLANEDKATVFATDTILSTLMCAPRSVYSWDIVVQRVGNKLFFDKRDGSQLDLLSVHETSQEPLPDVKDDINSIHSLSVEAAYINQNFSQQVLIRDGNKVAFEEPNPFASEGEEVAPVGYRYRRWKLDDDMYLVSRCEVHSVVDINNQRSFLTLNALNEFDPKYSGVDWRQKLETQRGAVLATELKNNANKLAKWTAQALLAGADMMKLGYVSRVHPRDHFNHVILAVVGYKPRDFATQINLNTSNMWGIVKSIVDLCMKLKEGKYVLVKDPSKPQVRIYDVPQDAFDNDYVEEPLAEEDQVQPPAEDADGGEANASMNDGEDKETKDEAA; encoded by the coding sequence ATGGCGCGCTTTGAAGTCGGTCCGGTGCCGTTCAACCCCGACGGTTGGGGCCCTCCAGATTCCACGTCCGCCACGCTCTCCGTCCCTAACCACCCGTCCAACGTCCCCTTCGCCCCCTTCTCCCGCTCCGACAAGCTGGGCCGGATCGCCGACTGGACCAGGGCACTCTCCAACCCTGGAAGGCCCGGTTCAAAACAGGGCGCTCACCACCCTTCCGATTCTGCATTCGATTTCTCCGGTGACGACTCCTTCGCAACCCTCGCCGCCGACGAAGACTCGTCCTTCCGCCTTGTCGACACTTCCGCTAAATCTCACCATTACAATCCTAATCGCCCCAAATTCAATCCAAGGTGGAGATTCAATGCCCACAACGCGCGTTCTCAGCTCCCCCAACGGCGAGATGAAGAAGTGGAGGCACGCAAGCGCGAAGCCGAGAAAGAACGTGCCCGGCGCGACAGGCTGTACCATCAAAACCGTTCGCAGATGCCGCAGCGCCGTGAATCATCTGTTTTTAAGTCTTCGGTTGATATTCAACCTGAATGGAATATGCTCGATCAGATTCCGTTCTCCACTTTCTCAAAATTATCCTTTTCAGTTCCGGAGCCTGAGGATTTGCTGATTTGTGGTGGTCTCGAGTTCTATGACAGGTCTTATGATCGGATTACCCCAAAGAATTGCCGTGCATTGGAGCGTTTCAAGAGTCGGAATTTCTTTAAAGTTACAACAACTGATGATCCAGTTATTAGGCGCTTGGCTAATGAGGATAAAGCTACAGTTTTTGCTACGGATACTATTTTGTCGACACTAATGTGCGCCCCCAGGTCAGTTTACTCATGGGATATCGTGGTTCAGAGAGTGGGGAATAAGTTGTTCTTTGATAAGAGAGATGGGTCGCAGTTGGATTTGCTGTCTGTTCATGAGACTTCCCAGGAGCCCTTGCCTGATGTTAAGGATGATATTAATTCTATACATTCATTGAGCGTAGAGGCTGCTTATATTAATCAGAACTTTTCGCAGCAGGTTTTGATTAGGGATGGGAATAAAGTGGCGTTTGAGGAGCCCAATCCATTCGCAAGTGAAGGAGAGGAGGTCGCCCCAGTTGGCTATAGGTATAGAAGGTGGAAATTGGACGATGATATGTATCTGGTTTCACGGTGTGAAGTGCACAGTGTGGTGGACATAAATAATCAGAGGTCGTTTTTAACACTTAATGCCTTGAATGAGTTCGATCCCAAGTATTCAGGTGTGGACTGGAGGCAGAAGCTGGAGACCCAAAGGGGTGCTGTATTGGCAACTGAATTGAAGAACAATGCTAATAAATTAGCAAAATGGACTGCGCAGGCTCTGCTGGCAGGTGCTGATATGATGAAATTGGGATATGTCTCTAGGGTTCACCCTAGGGATCATTTTAATCATGTAATATTGGCAGTTGTGGGGTACAAACCAAGGGATTTTGCTACGCAGATCAACCTCAACACTTCTAACATGTGGGGTATAGTAAAGAGCATTGTGGACTTGTGTATGAAACTGAAAGAAGGCAAGTATGTGCTTGTTAAAGATCCATCTAAACCTCAGGTGAGAATATATGATGTCCCACAGGACGCATTTGACAATGATTATGTAGAGGAGCCATTGGCAGAGGAGGATCAGGTTCAGCCTCCTGCGGAGGATGCAGATGGAGGGGAGGCTAATGCTAGTATGAATGATGGAGAAGACAAGGAAACCAAGGATGAAGCTGCTTAA
- the LOC105175544 gene encoding transcription factor bHLH125 yields the protein MDHNPNPSKADRKTIEKNRRNQMKTLCSRLSSLVPHQTPREVASLPDQLEGATNYIKKLQTNIEKMKQKKNCLVGLSSATANSSARSSCSNSGGLVLPNVDVRVVGSALEVALVTGLNSQFMFTQTLRLLHEEGAEVLNASFSVLENSIFHTIHCQIGEPAQGYGAARISERLRKYVYDVN from the exons ATGGATCACAACCCTAATCCCTCCAAAGCAGACAGGAAAACCATCGAGAAAAACCGGAGAAATCAGATGAAGACCCTCTGCTCCAGGCTCAGCTCCCTCGTGCCCCATCAAACCCCTAGG GAAGTTGCTTCGCTGCCGGACCAACTGGAAGGAGCCACCAACTACATAAAGAAGCTGCAAACTAACATTGAGAAAATGAAGCAGAAGAAAAACTGCCTCGTGGGACTGTCTTCTGCAACTGCAAATTCAAGTGCTAGGTCCAGTTGTTCAAACTCTGGAGGCCTTGTTTTACCCAACGTCGACGTTCGCGTGGTGGGCTCCGCCCTGGAGGTGGCTTTGGTAACTGGACTCAATTCTCAATTCATGTTCACTCAAACGCTCCGACTGCTTCATGAAGAAGGTGCGGAGGTCCTCAATGCCAGCTTTTCTGTACTTGAAAATTCCATCTTCCATACTATACATTGCCAG ATTGGAGAGCCTGCACAAGGTTATGGAGCCGCAAGGATTTCTGAGAGGCTGAGAAAGTATGTGTACGACGTTAATTGA
- the LOC105175547 gene encoding non-classical arabinogalactan protein 31-like gives MASLRLPNALFFLQLSLLFSTSFTVYGDETLATYPPAEAPHHHHHHHHSPTPPPSHPPVSPPPTSPPAPAPVKPPTYPPVKPPSYPLPRKKVAVQGVVYCKSCKYRGVDTLVGAAPLAGAVVKLQCNNTKYSLVEQTKTDKNGYFFFMPQKLTTAGSHKCKVFIISSPLATCSVPTNLHGGAVGAILMPTTKPPVPAPTKPLPFELFTVGPFAFEPHKKMPCHY, from the exons ATGGCTTCTCTTCGTTTACCAAATGCCTTGTTTTTTCTTCAGCTCTCTCTGCTTTTCTCCACCTCCTTCACCGTTTATGGTGATGAAACGCTGGCAACTTACCCACCGGCTGAAGCTCcccatcaccaccaccaccaccaccactctCCCACACCGCCCCCAAGCCACCCACCTGTGAGCCCTCCCCCCACCTCCCCACCGGCTCCTGCACCCGTTAAGCCCCCGACCTACCCACCCGTGAAGCCACCTAGTTATCCTCTTCCGAGGAAGAAGGTAGCTGTTCAGGGTGTTGTCTACTGCAAGTCCTGCAAGTATAGGGGTGTCGACACACTCGTGGGAGCTGCTCCTCTTGCTG GGGCGGTAGTGAAACTGCAATGCAACAACACAAAGTACAGCTTGGTGGAGCAAACCAAGACCGACAAGAACGGCTACTTCTTCTTCATGCCGCAGAAGCTGACTACAGCCGGCTCCCACAAATGCAAGGTGTTTATAATCTCTTCTCCCCTGGCCACGTGCAGCGTCCCCACCAACCTCCACGGCGGAGCCGTCGGGGCTATCTTGATGCCAACCACCAAGCCACCCGTCCCCGCCCCAACCAAGCCGCTGCCATTTGAGCTCTTTACCGTTGGCCCGTTCGCCTTCGAGCCGCACAAGAAAATGCCATGCCATTATTAG
- the LOC105175549 gene encoding protein SMG7L — protein sequence MEQKKSFLEVVNSEKQMLTLIYLKGILHGDVWELYSKIRTGYEKILLNSNQVVERQEVEYHLWKLHYVLIDEFRKKIRQQSENIRRENPSHSIDSRSNTVKSLEGFKSFLSEATEFYAKLIVKLRKSCGLPAEIFLDNKNQSSFFTKQTELHACQHTCHRLLICLGDLARYTEIAKQPDVSEWSTAATYYLEATRTWPDSGNPHNQLALLATYVGDPFLALYHCVRSLAVKEPFPDAWRNIMLLFEENRSAKLQSLSSQMQLDFLNPSKRSYLQNTDHEENGSQQDSISEDVENVCPEKFHLWPILVRTVGYLLTGSSLEEFPYPLASALHSLESLLAMDDTRLGLTLESYQKMDSSRRGPYHAIQLVSMFIFVVHSLTESQEREESKEKDDQKHPALTPLAFAAIFICMGRLTERCLRGINGGTCPLLPAVLVFLEWLVGALDTVEAYDADEKVVHALSYYFGALAGLLDRIEQNGKKTPLDHTALWEDHELRGFYPLARVHEMLDFTSHMECMDNYSIRNQCRSQRIYHAATRIMDMSKSSWEQISYGKVGRVFNSVKTTEFLDQDAENAASVSSHEVKEPDAKADGSPRNKGKPMSEEIESCSDQKTQHTMEEEEVILFKPITRRNSAPLYISKPAKDPVCPEGTEIQTTLADEWLRRATSLSSGQNTEDTDSFSFCSTTSNSGHKRSFKQKEPLVKDSTTHPTGPPSLSAWVLSRGSSNIERDKGLNDFDKLKLSPIDEMASTSFSDLSINDTTGSGVGMGHISTIIHSSSPCVTPTPSAPLLPDDAAWMRENSLISPEYKTATGNEADGILGAPPIGGYIGRSTVRPPVGFVPGLSGLVDGYPPYLGMSSSEWLYHYRNSQNMPVNHLSPIHYSAPAFGNFHPHELSSFDLCDQWGNHLVSSPMLYFGSPQIYPESPLVYGAEEQKRDKFFLGYQRPFPYVCGIGRELSSEQPPLLQHLKEKERQLQPGSQLRGPTFMGN from the exons ATGGAACAAAAGAAGTCTTTCCTTGAG GTTGTTAATAGTGAGAAACAGATGTTGACATTGATCTATTTGAAGGGTATTTTACATGGTGATGTTTGGGAGCTATACAGCAAAATTCGCACTGGATATGAGAAAATACTCTTGAACAGCAATCAGGTGGTTGAGCGTCAAGAAGTTGAGTATCATTTATGGAAGCTACATTATGTGCTCATAGATGAATTCCGTAAAAAGATTAGGCAGCAGTCAGAAAATATAAGAAGAGAAAATCCGTCTCACAGTATCGATTCCCGGAGCAACACTGTTAAAAGCTTGGAAGGATTCAAGTCATTCTTATCTGAAGCAACTGAATTCTATGCAAAATTGATTGTAAAACTTAGGAAAAGTTGTGGGCTTCCTGCAGAAATCTTCCTTGACAATAAGAACCAAAGCTCATTTTTTACCAAGCAAACAGAGCTGCATGCATGCCAGCATACATGCCATCGCCTCTTAATTTGTCTGGGGGATCTTGCTAGATATACTGAAATTGCCAAGCAACCTGATGTCTCTGAGTGGTCAACTGCAGCCACCTACTACCTAGAAGCAACCAGAACTTGGCCAGATAGTGGAAATCCCCATAATCAG TTGGCTTTATTGGCAACATATGTTGGTGATCCTTTCCTTGCATTGTACCATTGTGTAAGGAGTCTGGCGGTGAAGGAGCCTTTTCCTGATGCCTGGAGAAACATTATGTTACTCTTCGAAGAG AACAGGTCTGCCAAGTTGCAATCGCTTTCTAGTCAAATGCAGCTTGACTTCTTAAACCCTTCCAAAAGAAGTTACTTGCAGAATACAGATCATGAAGAGAATGGCTCTCAGCAGGACAGCATATCAGAAGACGTGGAGAATGTTTGTCCTGAAAAGTTCCACTTATGGCCCATCCTTGTCAGAACTGTAGGCTACCTTTTAACTGGATCCAG TTTGGAGGAATTTCCCTACCCCCTTGCTTCAGCCTTGCACAGTTTAGAATCTCTGCTGGCAATGGATGATACAAGACTTGGTCTCACTTTGGAGTCTTACCAAAAAATGGATTCATCTAGAAGAGGCCCTTACCATGCTATTCAGCTTGTTTCGATGTTCATCTTTGTTGTTCATAGCCTGACGGAGAGCCAAGAAAGAGAggaatcaaaagaaaaagatgatcAGAAGCATCCTGCATTGACACCGTTGGCATTTGCTGCCATATTTATTTGCATGGGTCGCCTTACAGAACGATGCCTGAGGGGAATTAATGGAGGTACCTGCCCACTTTTACCAGCTGTGCTAGTCTTTTTGGAGTGGTTAGTGGGAGCACTTGATACAGTTGAAGCATATGATGCTGATGAAAAGGTTGTGCATGCTTTGTCTTACTATTTTGGTGCTTTGGCTGGTCTCTTGGACCGAATCGAGCAAAATGGGAAGAAAACTCCTCTAGATCATACTGCTCTTTGGGAAGATCATGAGTTGAGGGGTTTCTATCCATTAGCACGTGTTCATGAAATGCTGGATTTCACGTCTCATATGGAGTGCATGGACAACTACAGTATTAGAAATCAGTGTCGTTCTCAGCGCATATATCATGCTGCAACAAGAATTATGGACATGTCGAAAAGTTCTTGGGAACAGATCTCTTATGGTAAAGTGGGAAGAGTTTTTAACTCTGTAAAGACGACAGAATTTCTGGACCAGGATGCCGAAAATGCAGCATCTGTTTCAAGTCATGAAGTAAAAGAGCCTGATGCGAAGGCTGATGGATCTCCAAGAAACAAGGGTAAACCTATGTCTGAGGAAATTGAATCTTGCTCTGATCAGAAAACCCAACATACgatggaagaggaagaagtgATTCTCTTCAAGCCCATAACGAGACGTAACTCGGCGCCACTTTATATTTCTAAACCTGCGAAGGATCCAGTTTGTCCTGAAGGCACAGAGATACAAACGACACTTGCTGATGAATGGTTGCGACGTGCCACATCATTGTCATCTGGTCAGAATACGGAAGATACTGATTCTTTCAGTTTTTGCTCAACTACATCTAATTCTGGGCACAAAAGGTCATTCAAGCAGAAGGAACCTCTAGTGAAGGATTCAACCACACACCCCACAGGACCTCCCTCCCTCAGTGCTTGGGTCCTCAGTAGAGGAAGTTCAAACATTGAACGAGATAAAGGGCTGAACGATTTTGATAAGCTAAAGCTAAGCCCTATCGATGAAATGGCTTCTACATCCTTCTCTGATCTCTCTATTAATGACACCACAGGCTCCGGTGTAGGAATGGGCCACATTTCAACAATAATTCACAGCTCTTCTCCGTGTGTTACTCCAACACCTTCAGCCCCCTTGTTACCTGATGATGCTGCTTGGATGAGggaaaattcattaatttcacCAGAGTACAAGACTGCTACTGGGAATGAGGCAGATGGTATCCTAGGGGCACCACCAATTGGCGGCTACATAGGCCGGTCTACTGTTCGTCCACCTGTAGGTTTTGTCCCTGGACTGTCAGGTCTTGTTGATGGATACCCTCCATATCTTGGGATGAGTTCTTCTGAATGGCTTTATCACTATAGAAACAGTCAGAATATGCCCGTCAATCACTTATCTCCAATCCATTACAGTGCTCCTGCCTTTGGAAATTTTCACCCCCACGAGCTTTCCAGCTTTGATCTATGTGATCAATGGGGAAACCATTTGGTATCAAGTCCTATGCTTTACTTTGGAAGTCCACAAATCTATCCAGAATCTCCTCTCGTTTATGGAGCAGAAGAGCAAAAGAGGGATAAGTTCTTCCTTGGTTATCAAAGACCATTTCCTTATGTATGCGGCATTGGTAGGGAACTGAGCTCTGAACAGCCACCTCTGCTGCAGCATCttaaagagaaagaaagacaaCTGCAGCCAGGCTCACAGCTAAGGGGTCCTACTTTCATGGGAAACTGA
- the LOC105175550 gene encoding uncharacterized protein LOC105175550 isoform X2 produces MEATPSSKERFSSAEAGPTWNILKIAFLMLGLCLAAMLGLALSFSDSSLMFHVTFLVLIAATLFLLLSGYLAETGLVSVEHQMQEMGLGSKDVKDGSKKSN; encoded by the exons ATGGAGGCCACGCCATCGAGTAAAGAACGTTTCTCCTCAGCCGAAGCG GGTCCCACCTGGAACATACTGAAGATTGCCTTTCTTATGCTGGGTCTGTGTCTTGCTGCTATGCTGGGCTTAGCCTTATCTTTTAGTGATTCTTCCTTAATGTTCCATGTCACATTCCTTGTCCTGATCGCTGCCACCCTTTTCTTGCTTCTTAGCGG CTACCTTGCAGAGACTGGCCTTGTCTCTGTTGAACACCAGATGCAGGAGATGGGGTTAGGATCAAAAGATGTCAAGGACGGAAGCAAGAAGAGCAACTAA